In Xenopus tropicalis strain Nigerian chromosome 5, UCB_Xtro_10.0, whole genome shotgun sequence, one genomic interval encodes:
- the neil2 gene encoding endonuclease 8-like 2 (The RefSeq protein has 1 substitution compared to this genomic sequence) has product MPEGPTVRRFCSLVSPFVGQNVVKVGGSTKKIALQDLQGKQFHYCQVHGKNLYLEFTTKAVGNILSGTEDAKEHIDQAGGSQKDYSIIQPTSEEHSESLQDADYSEIHMSRWLRFHFGLYGSVRSNEFARAKQANKRGDWRDPTPRLILNFESGGFLVFYNCRMAWCSSPASKPNCDVLSPEFDTEQAVRALSASQPVCFTLMDQKCFSGVGNIIKNEILFLEQVHPLCLGSLLPIEKLHSLVSHTLHFTSDWLSSKMKKEALHYHIYMKEYCDKGHKVIKEKLGPPYGIKRLTYFCPVCQPQVKCDPSSSSL; this is encoded by the exons ATGCCGGAAGGTCCCACAGTCAGACGTTTCTGCTCTCTTGTTTCCCCCTTTGTGGGTCAGAATGTGGTGAAGGTTGGAGGGAGTACAAAGAAGATTGCTCTTCAGGACCTGCAGGGGAAGCAGTTCCATTATTGCCAG GTTCATGGTAAGAATTTGTATCTGGAATTTACCACAAAGGCAGTAGGAAATATATTGAGTGGGACAGAAGATGCTAAAGAACACATTGATCAAGCAGGGGGTAGTCAAAAAGATTATTCAATTATCCAGCCAACCTCTGAAGAACACTCAGAGAGTCTACAAGATGCCGACTATTCAGAGATTCATATGAGCAGATGGCTGCGCTTCCATTTTGGGCTTTATGGCAGCGTCCGATCAAATGAGTTTGCCCGCGCAAAACAAGCAAACAAGAGAGGGGACTGGAGAGACCCAACACCAAG GCTTATTCTGAACTTTGAGTCTGGAGGCTTCTTGGTGTTCTACAACTACCGTATGGCATGGTGCTCCTCCCCAGCCTCAAAGCCCAACTGTGATGTGCTGTCTCCAGAGTTTGATACAGAACAAGCTGTACGGGCTTTGTCTGCTTCTCAACCTGTCTGTTTTACCTTGATGGACCAGAAGTGCTTCTCTGGAGTAG GCAACATAATTAAGAATGAGATACTATTTCTAGAACAAGTCCATCCACTTTGCCTTGGCTCCCTCCTGCCTATAGAGAAGCTTCACTCTCTGGTAAGCCATACCTTGCATTTCACTTCTGACTGGCTCTCTAGCAAGATGAAGAAGGAAGCCCTGCACTACCATATATACATGAAGGAATATTGCGATAAAGGGCACAAGGTCATCAAAGAGAAACTGGGACCTCCCTATGGAATAAAGAGACTCACCTATTTCTGTCCTGTCTGTCAACCCCAAGTAAAGTGTGACCCGAGTTCTTCCAGTCTGTAG